A part of Larimichthys crocea isolate SSNF chromosome VII, L_crocea_2.0, whole genome shotgun sequence genomic DNA contains:
- the usp2a gene encoding ubiquitin carboxyl-terminal hydrolase 2a isoform X2: MSRVSSTAKRYAGPSYTSHYSSYSSSLTPGLSSYSERDRLSTYKSPSTSSSGYSSSSFLSSSAARSRNYSTSSDPDRDRGRTIPRTDILGSSSSSSRRSESLSRTPVKSYGGSGLSGGSTYTGYSSYSSSSAQSSYLSSPVASSISLNRRKSVSQSDLSRDLASLGLSDTSSSSSTPSSSTSALRSYRNRTSDVANSYGTSSRLGYTGLSRSSTQEALSRSSTQEAFSSSSSSSSSSKAYSSSTWEPSSNGLSNSPTRDSTNSKSAQGLVGLKNLGNTCFMNSILQCLSNTHSLRDYCLHNSHRRDLNNNSRTNTALMEEFAKLIQTMWTSSSSEAVSPSEFKTQIQRYAPRFVGYNQQDAQEFLRFLLDGLHNEVNRVTVRPRGTVEDFDHLPDEEKGKKMWSKYLEREDSKIVDLFVGQLKSSLTCSHCGFCSTVFDPFWDLSLPIAKGYGEVSLMDCMRLFTKEDVLDGDEKPTCYRCKARRRCTKKFTIQKFPKILVLHLKRFSEARRTSKLSTFVNFPMKDLDLREFASENSINAVYNLYAVSNHSGTTMGGHYTAYCRNPNSGEWYTFNDSRVTPMSSSQVRSSDAYVLFYELASASRM; the protein is encoded by the exons atgtccCGCGTCTCCTCAACCGCCAAGCGCTACGCTGGCCCCTCCTACACCAGCCACTACAGCTCCTACAGCTCCTCCCTGACCCCGGGCCTTAGCTCCTACAGCGAGCGGGACAGGCTGTCCACCTACAAGTCCCCATCGACCTCTTCCTCAGGTTACTCTTCCTCCAGCTTTCTGAGCAGCTCCGCCGCCCGCAGCCGCAACTACAGCACCTCCTCAGACCCCGACCGAGACCGGGGTCGAACCATCCCACGCACCGACATCCtcggaagcagcagcagcagcagccgccggAGCGAGAGCCTCAGTAGAACCCCCGTCAAGAGCTATGGGGGGTCAGGGCTGAGTGGGGGGTCGACCTACACCGGGTACAGTTCCTATTCTTCGTCCTCAGCCCAGTCCAGCTACCTCTCCTCACCGGTGGCCTCCAGCATCTCGCTCAACCGACGAAAATCTGTATCCCAGAGTGACTTGAGCAGGGACCTGGCCTCTCTGGGGCTCAgtgacacctcctcctcttcctctaccCCGTCCTCTTCCACCAGTGCCCTGCGGAGCTACCGCAATCGGACCAGCGATGTAGCCAACTCGTATGGCACCAGCTCCCGTTTGGGCTACACGGGCCTGTCGCGGAGCTCTACTCAGGAGGCCCTCTCGCGGAGCTCCACCCAGGAggccttcagcagcagcagcagtagcagcagcagcagcaaagcatACAGCTCTTCGACGTGGGAGCCGAGCAGTAACGGGCTGTCCAACTCCCCCACCAGGGACTCCACG aaTTCAAAGAGTGCCCAAGGCCTGGTGGGACTAAAGAACCTAGGAAACACT TGTTTCATGAACAGTATCCTGCAGTGtctcagcaacacacacagcctgcgAGACTACTGCCTGCACAACTCGCACCGCAGAGACCTTAACAACAACAGCCGCACCAACACAGCCCTCATGGAAG AATTTGCCAAGCTGATACAGACCATGTGGACGTCGTCCAGCAGTGAGGCGGTCAGCCCGTCTGAATTCAAAACTCAGATCCAGAGATATGCTCCCAGATTTGTGGGATACAA CCAACAGGATGCTCAGGAGTTCCTGCGATTCCTCCTGGACGGTCTGCACAACGAGGTCAACAGGGTCACTGTCAGGCCGAGAGGAACTGTAGAGGACTTCGACCACCTGCC gGATGAAGAGAAGGGGAAGAAGATGTGGAGCAAATatctggagagagaggacagcaagATAGTCG ACCTGTTTGTGGGGCAGCTGAAGAGCTCTCTGACTTGCAGCCACTGTGGTTTCTGCTCCACTGTCTTCGACCCCTTTTGGGATCTCTCTCTACCTATCGCCAAG GGCTACGGTGAGGTGAGTCTGATGGACTGCATGCGGCTCTTCACCAAAGAAGACGTCCTCGACGGGGATGAGAAGCCG ACGTGCTACAGGTGTAAAGCCAGGAGGAGATGCACTAAGAAGTTCACAATACAGAAGTTCCCCAAGATCTTAGTGCTGC ACCTGAAACGTTTCTCTGAGGCACGAAGAACCAGCAAACTGTCCACCTTCGTTAACTTCCCCATGAAGGATCTCGACCTGCGGGAGTTTGCCTCGGAAAACAGCA TAAATGCAGTGTACAACCTGTATGCAGTGTCCAACCACTCAGGCACCACTATGGGCGGTCACTACACAGCCTACTGTCGCAATCCCAACTCGGGAGAATGGTACACCTTTAATGACTCCAG AGTAACGCCAATGTCCTCCAGCCAAGTGCGCAGCAGCGACGCCTACGTCTTGTTCTATGAGCTGGCTTCAGCCTCGCGGATGTGA
- the usp2a gene encoding ubiquitin carboxyl-terminal hydrolase 2a isoform X1 — protein MSRVSSTAKRYAGPSYTSHYSSYSSSLTPGLSSYSERDRLSTYKSPSTSSSGYSSSSFLSSSAARSRNYSTSSDPDRDRGRTIPRTDILGSSSSSSRRSESLSRTPVKSYGGSGLSGGSTYTGYSSYSSSSAQSSYLSSPVASSISLNRRKSVSQSDLSRDLASLGLSDTSSSSSTPSSSTSALRSYRNRTSDVANSYGTSSRLGYTGLSRSSTQEALSRSSTQEAFSSSSSSSSSSKAYSSSTWEPSSNGLSNSPTRDSTNSKSAQGLVGLKNLGNTCFMNSILQCLSNTHSLRDYCLHNSHRRDLNNNSRTNTALMEEFAKLIQTMWTSSSSEAVSPSEFKTQIQRYAPRFVGYNQQDAQEFLRFLLDGLHNEVNRVTVRPRGTVEDFDHLPDEEKGKKMWSKYLEREDSKIVDLFVGQLKSSLTCSHCGFCSTVFDPFWDLSLPIAKKGYGEVSLMDCMRLFTKEDVLDGDEKPTCYRCKARRRCTKKFTIQKFPKILVLHLKRFSEARRTSKLSTFVNFPMKDLDLREFASENSINAVYNLYAVSNHSGTTMGGHYTAYCRNPNSGEWYTFNDSRVTPMSSSQVRSSDAYVLFYELASASRM, from the exons atgtccCGCGTCTCCTCAACCGCCAAGCGCTACGCTGGCCCCTCCTACACCAGCCACTACAGCTCCTACAGCTCCTCCCTGACCCCGGGCCTTAGCTCCTACAGCGAGCGGGACAGGCTGTCCACCTACAAGTCCCCATCGACCTCTTCCTCAGGTTACTCTTCCTCCAGCTTTCTGAGCAGCTCCGCCGCCCGCAGCCGCAACTACAGCACCTCCTCAGACCCCGACCGAGACCGGGGTCGAACCATCCCACGCACCGACATCCtcggaagcagcagcagcagcagccgccggAGCGAGAGCCTCAGTAGAACCCCCGTCAAGAGCTATGGGGGGTCAGGGCTGAGTGGGGGGTCGACCTACACCGGGTACAGTTCCTATTCTTCGTCCTCAGCCCAGTCCAGCTACCTCTCCTCACCGGTGGCCTCCAGCATCTCGCTCAACCGACGAAAATCTGTATCCCAGAGTGACTTGAGCAGGGACCTGGCCTCTCTGGGGCTCAgtgacacctcctcctcttcctctaccCCGTCCTCTTCCACCAGTGCCCTGCGGAGCTACCGCAATCGGACCAGCGATGTAGCCAACTCGTATGGCACCAGCTCCCGTTTGGGCTACACGGGCCTGTCGCGGAGCTCTACTCAGGAGGCCCTCTCGCGGAGCTCCACCCAGGAggccttcagcagcagcagcagtagcagcagcagcagcaaagcatACAGCTCTTCGACGTGGGAGCCGAGCAGTAACGGGCTGTCCAACTCCCCCACCAGGGACTCCACG aaTTCAAAGAGTGCCCAAGGCCTGGTGGGACTAAAGAACCTAGGAAACACT TGTTTCATGAACAGTATCCTGCAGTGtctcagcaacacacacagcctgcgAGACTACTGCCTGCACAACTCGCACCGCAGAGACCTTAACAACAACAGCCGCACCAACACAGCCCTCATGGAAG AATTTGCCAAGCTGATACAGACCATGTGGACGTCGTCCAGCAGTGAGGCGGTCAGCCCGTCTGAATTCAAAACTCAGATCCAGAGATATGCTCCCAGATTTGTGGGATACAA CCAACAGGATGCTCAGGAGTTCCTGCGATTCCTCCTGGACGGTCTGCACAACGAGGTCAACAGGGTCACTGTCAGGCCGAGAGGAACTGTAGAGGACTTCGACCACCTGCC gGATGAAGAGAAGGGGAAGAAGATGTGGAGCAAATatctggagagagaggacagcaagATAGTCG ACCTGTTTGTGGGGCAGCTGAAGAGCTCTCTGACTTGCAGCCACTGTGGTTTCTGCTCCACTGTCTTCGACCCCTTTTGGGATCTCTCTCTACCTATCGCCAAG AAGGGCTACGGTGAGGTGAGTCTGATGGACTGCATGCGGCTCTTCACCAAAGAAGACGTCCTCGACGGGGATGAGAAGCCG ACGTGCTACAGGTGTAAAGCCAGGAGGAGATGCACTAAGAAGTTCACAATACAGAAGTTCCCCAAGATCTTAGTGCTGC ACCTGAAACGTTTCTCTGAGGCACGAAGAACCAGCAAACTGTCCACCTTCGTTAACTTCCCCATGAAGGATCTCGACCTGCGGGAGTTTGCCTCGGAAAACAGCA TAAATGCAGTGTACAACCTGTATGCAGTGTCCAACCACTCAGGCACCACTATGGGCGGTCACTACACAGCCTACTGTCGCAATCCCAACTCGGGAGAATGGTACACCTTTAATGACTCCAG AGTAACGCCAATGTCCTCCAGCCAAGTGCGCAGCAGCGACGCCTACGTCTTGTTCTATGAGCTGGCTTCAGCCTCGCGGATGTGA
- the usp2a gene encoding ubiquitin carboxyl-terminal hydrolase 2a isoform X4 — MPSMRQSYTVTVPEEPPAAAFPFLKQEMRRKGSMSGSVLVSTFVGLLINQAKNSKSAQGLVGLKNLGNTCFMNSILQCLSNTHSLRDYCLHNSHRRDLNNNSRTNTALMEEFAKLIQTMWTSSSSEAVSPSEFKTQIQRYAPRFVGYNQQDAQEFLRFLLDGLHNEVNRVTVRPRGTVEDFDHLPDEEKGKKMWSKYLEREDSKIVDLFVGQLKSSLTCSHCGFCSTVFDPFWDLSLPIAKGYGEVSLMDCMRLFTKEDVLDGDEKPTCYRCKARRRCTKKFTIQKFPKILVLHLKRFSEARRTSKLSTFVNFPMKDLDLREFASENSINAVYNLYAVSNHSGTTMGGHYTAYCRNPNSGEWYTFNDSRVTPMSSSQVRSSDAYVLFYELASASRM; from the exons ATGCCGAGCATGCGACAGTCCTACACGGTGACCGTACCTGAGGAACCACCGGCGGCAGCTTTCCCGTTCCTGAAGCAGGAGATGCGGCGAAAAGGCAGCATGTCCGGCTCGGTGCTGGTGTCAACTTTCGTAGGGCTTCTCATAAACCAAGCCAAG aaTTCAAAGAGTGCCCAAGGCCTGGTGGGACTAAAGAACCTAGGAAACACT TGTTTCATGAACAGTATCCTGCAGTGtctcagcaacacacacagcctgcgAGACTACTGCCTGCACAACTCGCACCGCAGAGACCTTAACAACAACAGCCGCACCAACACAGCCCTCATGGAAG AATTTGCCAAGCTGATACAGACCATGTGGACGTCGTCCAGCAGTGAGGCGGTCAGCCCGTCTGAATTCAAAACTCAGATCCAGAGATATGCTCCCAGATTTGTGGGATACAA CCAACAGGATGCTCAGGAGTTCCTGCGATTCCTCCTGGACGGTCTGCACAACGAGGTCAACAGGGTCACTGTCAGGCCGAGAGGAACTGTAGAGGACTTCGACCACCTGCC gGATGAAGAGAAGGGGAAGAAGATGTGGAGCAAATatctggagagagaggacagcaagATAGTCG ACCTGTTTGTGGGGCAGCTGAAGAGCTCTCTGACTTGCAGCCACTGTGGTTTCTGCTCCACTGTCTTCGACCCCTTTTGGGATCTCTCTCTACCTATCGCCAAG GGCTACGGTGAGGTGAGTCTGATGGACTGCATGCGGCTCTTCACCAAAGAAGACGTCCTCGACGGGGATGAGAAGCCG ACGTGCTACAGGTGTAAAGCCAGGAGGAGATGCACTAAGAAGTTCACAATACAGAAGTTCCCCAAGATCTTAGTGCTGC ACCTGAAACGTTTCTCTGAGGCACGAAGAACCAGCAAACTGTCCACCTTCGTTAACTTCCCCATGAAGGATCTCGACCTGCGGGAGTTTGCCTCGGAAAACAGCA TAAATGCAGTGTACAACCTGTATGCAGTGTCCAACCACTCAGGCACCACTATGGGCGGTCACTACACAGCCTACTGTCGCAATCCCAACTCGGGAGAATGGTACACCTTTAATGACTCCAG AGTAACGCCAATGTCCTCCAGCCAAGTGCGCAGCAGCGACGCCTACGTCTTGTTCTATGAGCTGGCTTCAGCCTCGCGGATGTGA
- the usp2a gene encoding ubiquitin carboxyl-terminal hydrolase 2a isoform X3, translating to MPSMRQSYTVTVPEEPPAAAFPFLKQEMRRKGSMSGSVLVSTFVGLLINQAKNSKSAQGLVGLKNLGNTCFMNSILQCLSNTHSLRDYCLHNSHRRDLNNNSRTNTALMEEFAKLIQTMWTSSSSEAVSPSEFKTQIQRYAPRFVGYNQQDAQEFLRFLLDGLHNEVNRVTVRPRGTVEDFDHLPDEEKGKKMWSKYLEREDSKIVDLFVGQLKSSLTCSHCGFCSTVFDPFWDLSLPIAKKGYGEVSLMDCMRLFTKEDVLDGDEKPTCYRCKARRRCTKKFTIQKFPKILVLHLKRFSEARRTSKLSTFVNFPMKDLDLREFASENSINAVYNLYAVSNHSGTTMGGHYTAYCRNPNSGEWYTFNDSRVTPMSSSQVRSSDAYVLFYELASASRM from the exons ATGCCGAGCATGCGACAGTCCTACACGGTGACCGTACCTGAGGAACCACCGGCGGCAGCTTTCCCGTTCCTGAAGCAGGAGATGCGGCGAAAAGGCAGCATGTCCGGCTCGGTGCTGGTGTCAACTTTCGTAGGGCTTCTCATAAACCAAGCCAAG aaTTCAAAGAGTGCCCAAGGCCTGGTGGGACTAAAGAACCTAGGAAACACT TGTTTCATGAACAGTATCCTGCAGTGtctcagcaacacacacagcctgcgAGACTACTGCCTGCACAACTCGCACCGCAGAGACCTTAACAACAACAGCCGCACCAACACAGCCCTCATGGAAG AATTTGCCAAGCTGATACAGACCATGTGGACGTCGTCCAGCAGTGAGGCGGTCAGCCCGTCTGAATTCAAAACTCAGATCCAGAGATATGCTCCCAGATTTGTGGGATACAA CCAACAGGATGCTCAGGAGTTCCTGCGATTCCTCCTGGACGGTCTGCACAACGAGGTCAACAGGGTCACTGTCAGGCCGAGAGGAACTGTAGAGGACTTCGACCACCTGCC gGATGAAGAGAAGGGGAAGAAGATGTGGAGCAAATatctggagagagaggacagcaagATAGTCG ACCTGTTTGTGGGGCAGCTGAAGAGCTCTCTGACTTGCAGCCACTGTGGTTTCTGCTCCACTGTCTTCGACCCCTTTTGGGATCTCTCTCTACCTATCGCCAAG AAGGGCTACGGTGAGGTGAGTCTGATGGACTGCATGCGGCTCTTCACCAAAGAAGACGTCCTCGACGGGGATGAGAAGCCG ACGTGCTACAGGTGTAAAGCCAGGAGGAGATGCACTAAGAAGTTCACAATACAGAAGTTCCCCAAGATCTTAGTGCTGC ACCTGAAACGTTTCTCTGAGGCACGAAGAACCAGCAAACTGTCCACCTTCGTTAACTTCCCCATGAAGGATCTCGACCTGCGGGAGTTTGCCTCGGAAAACAGCA TAAATGCAGTGTACAACCTGTATGCAGTGTCCAACCACTCAGGCACCACTATGGGCGGTCACTACACAGCCTACTGTCGCAATCCCAACTCGGGAGAATGGTACACCTTTAATGACTCCAG AGTAACGCCAATGTCCTCCAGCCAAGTGCGCAGCAGCGACGCCTACGTCTTGTTCTATGAGCTGGCTTCAGCCTCGCGGATGTGA
- the LOC104920867 gene encoding GTPase IMAP family member 4, with the protein MEASYGPDPSLSHVVVLLLGEKQSGKSSAGNTILGKPAFHKKTTRSLKKNGTVFGIQVTVVDTPGWLSHSTTPDKVSWELCRGLTLCHSKPDVILLVLPITSTFGQEEWRAMEAQLRLLQTLIWQRAMLLFTYGDQLGNLPIQEHIRRQGRTLHWLLERCGNRYQVMPNQSLAPEAQLTELFAKIQKIVKANNRPKEIQYRMYTQVRQEVSTTMEWRQQGRQEEIEMTLMHDVQDGRPRGRQEMASRWSFMLRAFPVGTGGSKPALGLILLGRRKSGKTSACNIIMQREEFQVAVKTTRCSVSNGEVSGWPVTVVDTPGWSLFGLADPKKVMSEISRSPSLCPVRSTHKVCYLLALPVDSFTEMDRRAVETYLSVLGNDVWRSTVVLFTYAEELRERAVEKHIEEQGKPLQWVLDRCDDRHHVFDTNTVDQLLQMVEEL; encoded by the exons ATGGAAGCCTCATATG GTCCAGATCCAAGCCTCTCCCATGTGGTTGTGCTGTTGCTGGGAGAGAAACAAAGTGGGAAGAGCTCAGCAGGAAACACCATCCTGGGAAAACCAGcgtttcacaaaaaaacaactcgCAGCCTCAAGAAGAATGGCACCGTCTTTGGAATACAG GTGACAGTGGTGGACACCCCAGGATGGCTCTCCCACTCCACTACTCCAGACAAAGTGTCCTGGGAGCTCTGCAGAGGTCTGACTCTCTGCCACTCCAAGCCTGATGTCATTCTGCTAGTGCTGCCCATCACCTCCACCTTCGGCCAAGAGGAGTGGAGGGCCATGGAGGCTCAACTCAGACTACTCCAAACATTAATCTGGCAGCGAGCCATGCTCCTCTTCACGTATGGAGACCAGTTAG GAAACCTGCCTATCCAGGAGCACATAAGGCGACAAGGTCGGACTCTTCATTGGCTGCTGGAGCGATGCGGGAACAGGTACCAGGTTATGCCCAACCAGTCCTTGGCCCCAGAGGCTCAGCTTACAGAGCTCTTTGCGAAGATCCAGAAGATTGTGAAGGCTAACAATCGTCCCAAGGAGATCCAGTACAGAATGTATACCCAGGTGAGACAAGAAGTGAGCACGACGATGGAGTGGAGGCAGCAGGGAAGACAGGAGGAGATCGAAATGACACTGATGCATGATGTACAAGATGGGAGACCAAGAGGAAGGCAGGAGATGGCCTCAAGATGGTCATTTATGCTAAGAG CATTCCCAGTTGGGACAGGCGGTTCCAAACCTGCTCTTGGCCTCATCCTGCTGGGAAGGAGGAAGTCAGGGAAAACCTCAGCATGCAACATAATCATGCAAAGAGAAGAGTTTCAGGTGGCCGTAAAGACCACCAGGTGCTCTGTCAGCAATGGTGAAGTATCAGGGTGGCCTGTCACAGTGGTGGACACCCCCGGGTGGAGTCTGTTTGGTCTGGCTGATCCCAAGAAAGTCATGTCAGAGATCAGCCGGAGCCCTTCACTCTGCCCTGTAAGGAGCACACACAAAGTGTGCTACCTGCTGGCTCTGCCCGTGGACTCGTTCACAGAGATGGACAGGAGAGCCGTGGAGACGTACCTCAGCGTGTTGGGGAATGATGTGTGGAGAAGCACCGTGGTGTTGTTCACCTATGCTGAAGAGCTGAGAGAAAGGGCAGTGGAGAAACACATCGAGGAGCAGGGGAAGCCTCTGCAGTGGGTGCTGGACAGATGTGACGACCGGCATCACGTATTCGATACAAACACAGTagatcagctgctgcagatGGTGGAGGAGCTGTag
- the LOC104920868 gene encoding protein FAM57A, which yields MLSALVCGAVAFPGLFYSFRRVLKHTLTQWSDADVITVSERLVSAIHASLATAAGATIVTSCRDTMTDSHWLADGFVWFGAPYMAHDIYAMYLSHYHTRRVRGGETGGHSLQTVKAFLMKDKMLVLHHLVLLLIFMPITVFFRRGLGDFFVGCLFMTEFSTPFVSIGKILIQLGLDDSRLHRINGVVVLLTFFMCRILVFPFMYWMYGRQFGIPLHRVVFHLPLQCNVGNLAILAPQIYWFLLLLRKAHRLYLRQKRGKGDKDRPKTD from the exons ATGTTGAGCGCCTTGGTCTGCGGAGCTGTGGCGTTTCCCGGGCTTTTCTACAGCTTCAGGAGAGTGCtcaaacacactctgacacagTGGAGTGATGCCGACGTGATTACTGTCAGTGAGAG GCTGGTCTCAGCCATCCATGCGTCTCTGGCTACTGCAGCTGGAGCCACAATTGTGACATCCTGCAGGGACACCATGACCGACAG TCACTGGCTGGCGGACGGGTTTGTTTGGTTCGGAGCTCCCTACATGGCCCACGATATCTACGCCATGTATCTGAGCCACTACCACACTCGGAGGGTCAGAGGAGGTGAGACCGGCGGCCACTCTCTTCAGACGGTGAAGGCTTTCCTCATGAAGGACAAGATGCTGGTCCTCCATCACTTGGTGCTGCTTCTCATTTTCATGCCCATCACTGTG TTCTTCAGAAGAGGACTGGGAGATTTCTTCGTCGGCTGCCTGTTCATGACAGAGTTCAGCACTCCTTTCGTCTCCATAGGGAAGATTCTCATCCAG CTGGGCCTCGATGACAGCAGGCTGCACAGGATCAACGGCGTCGTCGTCCTCTTGACTTTCTTCATGTGTCGGATCCTGGTCTTCCCCTTCATGTACTGGATGTACGGCCGGCAGTTTGGGATTCCCCTGCACAGAGTGGTCTTCCATCTGCCGCTGCAGTGCAACGTGGGTAATCTGGCGATCCTGGCTCCGCAGATCTACTGgtttctcctgctgctgaggAAAGCTCACAGACTGTACCTGCGAcagaagagagggaagggagacaaagacaggccaaagacagactga